From one Plasmodium malariae genome assembly, chromosome: 12 genomic stretch:
- the PmUG01_12059100 gene encoding conserved Plasmodium protein, unknown function: protein MNKKKKKKTKNPINISELEDKINVLNFMKDDFEKILIKENEKFSSISSEHTSKEKRSSTEKEKTDIILKEFISFCEEKKNLLNKYVQTANEIINKNNEIIENEKTEIQKVISQKNEEIEYIQQKIELTENYYRGINTAIMKLLNNLDLFLKYKMNIELNFDKLKHSSKSQIKVNDQQKENMNTEQKDNKYINFTRQEGDIVFVQELHESMDEYDKKICSIRSFIKKNKLDEQTKTFSLQNRIEEDLFKQLSEGLEVGKRHYDNFDKDYDSCSDNSINNSNNNSNNNNSNIHASNNNDSNVHDSYKINNSYILIGENKASSMFTNNENADQHKIIDKGDTNQRTSDGTNSLKNNEKNETEKANCAKKIGEENSYIEHTEKESHTEWDDEAEEDESEDDEVEDSEVEDSKVEDNEVEDNEVEDNEVEDNEVEDNEVEDNEVEDSESEDNESEDNEVEDNEVEDSESEDDITDDVGNAREGNEKEKNFMTLDESEYSSRNTEKNKQKYMEKEESNYKFKNSKKKDNTNKKSNQKLLNETENIVKSFSSDIYKKIVSDNINILMDKINKIDYDYISYFEKKLKN, encoded by the coding sequence atgaacaaaaagaaaaaaaagaaaacaaagaaTCCCATAAACATAAGTGAGTTAgaggataaaataaatgttttgaattttatgaaagatgactttgaaaaaattttaataaaagaaaatgaaaagttcTCTAGCATTTCTTCGGAACATACTTCTAAGGAAAAAAGATCATCAactgaaaaagaaaaaacggacataattttaaaagaatttatatcattttgtgaggaaaagaaaaatctgttaaataaatatgtacaaactgcaaatgaaataataaataaaaataatgaaataattgaaaatgaaaagacaGAAATACAAAAGGTTATTTCCCAAAAGAATGAAGAAATAGAATATATTCaacaaaaaattgaattgACAGAAAATTATTACAGAGGAATTAATACTGCAATAATGAAACTTCTAAACAATTTAGACTTATTTCTAAagtataaaatgaatatagaattaaattttgataaattaAAGCACAGTAGTAAATCacaaataaaagtaaatgaTCAACAAAAGGAGAATATGAATACAGAACAAAAGGATAACAAGTATATAAACTTTACACGACAGGAAGGTGACATAGTGTTTGTACAAGAATTGCATGAATCAATGGATGAGtatgacaaaaaaatatgtagtaTTAGAtctttcataaaaaaaaataaattagatgAACAAACAAAAACTTTCTCCCTTCAAAACAGAATAGAGGAAGACCTCTTTAAGCAGCTTTCCGAGGGACTCGAAGTAGGAAAAAGGcattatgataattttgaTAAGGATTACGATTCATGTAGCGATAATAGCATCAATaacagcaataataatagtaataacaataatagtaatatccacgctagtaataacaatgatAGTAATGTCCACGAtagttataaaattaataatagcTATATCCTCATAGGCGAAAACAAAGCAAGCAGTATGTTTACGAATAATGAGAATGCAGATCagcataaaataatagacAAAGGTGATACAAATCAGCGAACTTCAGATGGGACTaactctttaaaaaataatgaaaagaatgAAACAGAGAAGGCTAATTGCGCCAAGAAAATAGGGGAAGAAAACAGCTACATTGAGCATACTGAAAAGGAGTCACATACAGAGTGGGATGATGAAGCAGAAGAAGATGAGTCAGAAGATGACGAGGTAGAAGATAGCGAGGTAGAAGATAGCAAGGTAGAAGATAACGAAGTAGAAGATAACGAGGTAGAAGATAACGAGGTAGAAGATAACGAAGTAGAAGATAACGAGGTAGAAGATAACGAGGTAGAAGATAGCGAGTCAGAAGATAACGAGTCAGAAGATAACGAGGTAGAAGATAACGAGGTAGAAGATAGCGAGTCAGAGGATGACATAACTGATGATGTGGGCAATGCAAGAGAGggtaatgaaaaagaaaaaaattttatgacaCTTGATGAAAGTGAATATAGCTCTAGGAATACTGAAAAGAACAAACAAAAGTATatggaaaaagaagaaagtaattataaattcaaaaattctaagaaaaaagataatacaaataagaaaagtaaccaaaaattattaaatgaaacaGAAAATATTGTAAAGAGCTTTTCATCGgacatatacaaaaaaatagttagtgataatataaatattctcatggacaaaataaacaaaatagattatgattatatatcttattttgaaaaaaaattaaaaaattaa